A window of Desulfovibrio sp. contains these coding sequences:
- a CDS encoding histidinol-phosphatase: MIRADLHNHTLAAHGRDTVAAMYEAAKGSHLEWYGLSEHSPLPPGYACPLYTGDLTVTFPAYVDAVLALKESAPPEGPRVLLGMELDWLPVNVPWMRKVLGHYPFDYVIGGLHYVQDVPVGSPRSWGEGLALPQRFARYDAYYEEMARLAASGLVDVVAHPDFIKACCYDDFQAWLKQPGSLDLIAGALTAMRDSDTAMEVSSAGLRKPFHEPYPGPAIMEIAADLGLTISFGSDAHAASETVSHFEELARYARSYGFKNNRIAVGRERILLDF, from the coding sequence ATGATACGCGCTGATCTGCATAATCACACCCTTGCCGCTCACGGCCGCGACACGGTGGCCGCCATGTACGAGGCCGCCAAGGGCAGTCACCTGGAGTGGTACGGTCTCTCCGAACATTCGCCCCTGCCGCCCGGCTATGCCTGCCCGCTATACACCGGCGACCTTACTGTAACTTTTCCCGCCTACGTGGATGCCGTGCTGGCCCTCAAGGAAAGCGCGCCGCCCGAAGGGCCGCGCGTGCTGCTCGGCATGGAACTGGACTGGCTGCCCGTCAATGTGCCCTGGATGCGGAAGGTTTTGGGCCACTATCCCTTTGACTACGTTATCGGCGGTTTGCATTACGTGCAGGACGTGCCTGTGGGTTCGCCGCGAAGCTGGGGAGAGGGCCTTGCACTGCCGCAGCGCTTTGCACGCTATGACGCCTATTATGAGGAAATGGCCCGCCTGGCCGCCAGCGGCCTGGTGGATGTGGTGGCCCACCCGGATTTTATCAAGGCCTGCTGCTATGACGATTTTCAGGCATGGCTCAAACAGCCCGGCAGTCTTGATCTCATAGCTGGCGCGCTTACCGCCATGCGCGACTCCGATACGGCCATGGAAGTTTCCTCCGCCGGACTGCGCAAACCCTTCCACGAGCCGTATCCCGGCCCCGCCATAATGGAAATCGCCGCTGACCTCGGTTTGACCATCAGTTTTGGCTCCGATGCCCACGCCGCCAGCGAAACCGTATCCCACTTCGAAGAGCTGGCTCGCTACGCCCGCAGCTACGGATTCAAAAATAACCGTATCGCTGTGGGGAGGGAAAGGATATTGCTCGATTTTTAG